From a region of the Bradyrhizobium guangdongense genome:
- a CDS encoding rubredoxin produces the protein MSAFENFGVRQDVTEAARLECGICWTVYDPADGDAVAQIAPGTPFSLLPEEWRCPNCDAPKSKFMAIET, from the coding sequence ATGAGCGCCTTTGAGAACTTTGGCGTGCGCCAAGACGTCACTGAGGCTGCGCGGCTTGAATGCGGCATCTGTTGGACCGTCTATGATCCGGCCGATGGTGATGCGGTGGCGCAGATCGCACCCGGCACACCGTTCTCACTTCTGCCGGAGGAGTGGCGATGCCCCAACTGCGACGCCCCGAAATCGAAGTTCATGGCGATCGAAACATGA
- the hybE gene encoding [NiFe]-hydrogenase assembly chaperone HybE, producing the protein MTASAPSSPSDADAVTWGELLAGMYRQIGERAMRDLPIYNEALDVEAIGFRRFEGTFVGIMVTPWFMNVVMPASAAGDRSGATVRIRFPAGDIEFTLSEVQMGRIASCSLFSPMFQFADMASARATADAALAELMLPADSEEAVRRREPPTTPIDRRSFLRGTLTERPG; encoded by the coding sequence ATGACTGCCAGCGCGCCAAGCTCTCCCAGCGACGCCGACGCGGTGACATGGGGCGAGCTATTGGCAGGAATGTATCGCCAGATCGGCGAGCGCGCGATGCGCGATTTGCCAATCTACAACGAGGCCCTCGATGTTGAGGCCATTGGTTTCCGTCGCTTCGAGGGAACGTTTGTCGGCATCATGGTCACTCCTTGGTTCATGAACGTGGTGATGCCGGCGAGCGCCGCTGGGGATAGGTCGGGCGCGACCGTGCGTATTCGCTTTCCAGCCGGTGATATCGAATTTACCCTCAGCGAGGTGCAAATGGGCCGCATCGCTAGCTGCTCGCTGTTCTCGCCAATGTTCCAATTTGCGGACATGGCATCGGCGCGAGCAACGGCTGACGCCGCTCTTGCCGAGCTGATGCTGCCGGCCGACAGCGAGGAGGCGGTCCGCCGGCGCGAACCACCGACGACCCCGATTGATCGTCGGAGCTTCCTGCGCGGTACCTTGACGGAGCGGCCGGGATGA
- a CDS encoding hydrogenase accessory protein yields the protein MEFQVGRHDLSRHGLNEVDVATVDHFLKHADQAGAVAVLLSAGNPNRFPEAIDVAVVLPELVTAFGGRLRAAIIAPHAEEALGERFGVRVQPTLIFVAKGETLGLIAKIQDWSVYVDRITKLIDRPRGQSAAIAVTIVPQHRAKGVEL from the coding sequence ATGGAATTCCAGGTAGGACGGCATGATCTCAGTCGGCATGGCCTCAATGAGGTCGATGTCGCGACCGTCGATCATTTTCTTAAACATGCCGACCAAGCCGGTGCTGTCGCCGTGCTGCTATCGGCGGGTAATCCCAACCGTTTTCCGGAGGCCATTGATGTCGCCGTAGTGCTGCCTGAGCTGGTTACGGCGTTCGGAGGCCGCCTGCGCGCCGCGATCATTGCACCCCATGCCGAAGAGGCGCTTGGCGAACGTTTCGGGGTGCGAGTGCAGCCGACCCTTATCTTCGTGGCCAAGGGCGAGACGCTGGGGCTGATCGCCAAGATCCAGGATTGGTCAGTCTATGTCGACCGCATCACTAAGCTGATCGACCGCCCGCGCGGGCAAAGCGCAGCCATTGCCGTTACCATTGTTCCCCAGCATCGCGCAAAAGGTGTCGAGCTATGA
- a CDS encoding HyaD/HybD family hydrogenase maturation endopeptidase, producing the protein MLNAPNDDHILVLGIGNILWADEGFGVRAVEDFHRRYAVPDNVTILDGGTQGLYLVNYLEDADRLLVFDAIDYGLPPGKLKLVRGDEVPRFTGAKKMSLHQTGFQEVISAADLLGRCPKHLVLIGCQPLDLEDWGGPLTASVRDQIAPAIELACKVLAEWGIEVKLRDTPLADSERLLANDIDHASYEMRPA; encoded by the coding sequence ATGTTGAACGCCCCAAACGACGACCACATCTTGGTGCTCGGCATCGGCAACATCCTGTGGGCCGATGAAGGCTTTGGCGTGCGCGCGGTGGAGGACTTCCACCGCCGCTACGCCGTGCCTGATAATGTCACGATTCTCGATGGCGGAACGCAGGGGCTCTATCTCGTCAACTATCTGGAGGACGCTGATCGCTTGCTCGTGTTCGATGCCATCGATTATGGTCTGCCGCCAGGCAAGCTGAAGCTCGTGCGCGGCGACGAGGTGCCACGCTTCACCGGCGCGAAGAAGATGAGTCTGCATCAAACCGGCTTCCAGGAGGTGATCAGCGCAGCCGACCTGCTCGGCCGCTGCCCGAAGCACCTCGTCCTGATCGGCTGCCAACCGCTCGATCTCGAAGACTGGGGAGGTCCATTGACGGCGTCCGTACGCGATCAGATCGCACCGGCCATCGAGCTTGCCTGCAAAGTTCTGGCCGAGTGGGGCATCGAGGTGAAGCTGCGCGATACGCCGTTGGCAGACTCCGAGCGCCTGCTCGCCAACGACATCGACCATGCGAGTTACGAGATGCGGCCGGCCTGA
- the hypA gene encoding hydrogenase maturation nickel metallochaperone HypA gives MHEMALCEGIIGIVEEEARKRSFLRVKAVCLEIGALSHVAPDAMQFCFEAVAARTIAQGARLEIIATPGTAWCMACSQNVEIKQRYEPCPSCGSYQLQVTGGEEMRVKELEVD, from the coding sequence ATGCATGAGATGGCCTTGTGCGAGGGCATCATCGGGATCGTCGAGGAAGAGGCGCGCAAGCGCTCGTTCTTGCGAGTGAAGGCGGTGTGTTTAGAGATCGGTGCGCTCAGCCATGTCGCGCCGGACGCAATGCAATTCTGCTTCGAGGCCGTCGCGGCGCGGACCATCGCGCAAGGCGCAAGACTCGAGATCATCGCGACGCCGGGCACGGCCTGGTGCATGGCCTGCTCGCAAAACGTCGAGATCAAGCAGCGCTACGAGCCGTGTCCATCCTGCGGCAGCTATCAATTGCAGGTCACCGGCGGCGAAGAGATGCGTGTGAAGGAACTGGAGGTCGACTGA
- a CDS encoding hydrogenase expression/formation protein, translating into MKVGFWDAPEGAEQPVSVFPIGEESLNASSGSLTAAGALARLATLDSVELAKNCPKAVTLLSNIAEAIAGQRADAPSQLFRLGNLNDLESKLVADVLGEGEVGGVVALPDGSLAQIQESVLAGIWRVRIETDAASEYIEVGAVPEIVRRAAADLTAADFEIGQAPEGAMNVLPVLAEIRERALAWRPGIRSQIINFTLLPMSPVDMSFLQETIRNGPIQLVSRGYGTCRVLSTGIRNVWSVQFFNAMDTIILDTLEVGGVPTVALAADEDFEDSAERLQEIIEAYFK; encoded by the coding sequence ATGAAGGTCGGATTCTGGGATGCGCCGGAAGGCGCCGAGCAACCCGTCAGCGTGTTCCCTATCGGAGAAGAGAGTCTCAATGCCTCAAGTGGCAGCCTGACGGCGGCCGGCGCACTCGCAAGACTCGCAACATTAGACAGTGTCGAGCTCGCTAAGAACTGCCCCAAAGCCGTCACGCTGCTCTCCAACATCGCGGAGGCCATTGCAGGTCAAAGGGCGGACGCACCCTCGCAACTGTTCCGGCTCGGCAATCTCAACGATCTCGAAAGCAAGCTCGTCGCCGATGTTCTCGGCGAGGGGGAGGTCGGCGGCGTCGTAGCGCTGCCGGACGGATCGCTGGCGCAGATTCAAGAATCGGTGCTCGCAGGGATCTGGCGTGTCAGGATCGAAACTGACGCGGCTTCCGAATATATTGAAGTAGGCGCTGTTCCCGAGATCGTCAGACGCGCAGCAGCCGATCTGACAGCCGCCGATTTCGAAATCGGACAGGCCCCTGAAGGCGCCATGAACGTCCTACCGGTGCTCGCCGAGATCCGCGAGCGGGCGCTAGCCTGGCGTCCTGGCATCCGCTCGCAGATCATCAATTTCACTCTGTTGCCGATGAGCCCGGTGGATATGAGCTTTTTGCAGGAGACTATTCGGAACGGGCCGATCCAGCTTGTCTCGCGCGGCTATGGCACCTGTCGGGTGCTGTCGACTGGCATTCGCAATGTCTGGTCGGTGCAGTTTTTCAACGCCATGGACACCATCATCCTCGACACGCTGGAAGTTGGCGGGGTACCCACGGTTGCGCTTGCTGCAGACGAAGATTTCGAGGATTCCGCCGAACGGCTCCAAGAAATCATTGAGGCATATTTCAAATGA
- a CDS encoding nickel-dependent hydrogenase large subunit: protein MSRPFRNEIDIMVWLTGTTISDVAIRPRSRPPLTRLFAGKPASALIPVLPRLFSLCSVAHQVAFLSAIEAAQGLETIKPIAMHRLTAVVAERLTELIRGLFVAGLELDQESAPAVRSMIQASTTLSGAVETVPDTVRRDVIAHVKAALRALGVSGEHQPPAPGSVLSTYLTRCDREVMSLPAADQFFLTPADDLEIVTRLMAEGTAYSEAPELCGKVPETGVWARRAQREQILSLSASGAARVRARIDEIARLTCWLDARRDAPDNGVVASYRLGERRGAAAVECARGRLHHAVKLDEEGRIVGFEYIAPTEWNFHERGPLVRSLKGALLSAGRQGQDAVRTLVGAFDPCVGFSVSFREASHA, encoded by the coding sequence ATGAGTCGCCCCTTTCGAAACGAAATTGACATAATGGTGTGGCTCACTGGTACCACAATTTCGGACGTTGCTATCCGGCCACGGAGCCGGCCTCCCCTGACGAGGCTGTTTGCCGGAAAGCCGGCAAGCGCGCTCATCCCTGTGCTGCCGCGCCTGTTCTCCTTATGCTCGGTCGCCCACCAAGTGGCCTTCCTTTCAGCAATCGAGGCGGCGCAGGGGCTGGAGACGATCAAGCCGATAGCGATGCATCGTCTCACGGCCGTTGTCGCCGAGCGCTTAACTGAATTGATACGCGGCCTGTTCGTCGCAGGCCTCGAACTCGATCAGGAGAGCGCACCCGCAGTGCGAAGCATGATACAGGCGAGCACCACTCTCAGTGGTGCGGTTGAAACCGTGCCAGATACCGTGCGCCGCGATGTCATTGCACACGTCAAGGCTGCGCTCCGCGCGCTCGGAGTTTCGGGTGAACACCAGCCTCCGGCGCCAGGCAGCGTACTTTCCACCTATCTGACGCGCTGCGATCGTGAGGTGATGTCATTGCCGGCGGCCGACCAATTCTTTCTGACCCCCGCTGACGATCTTGAGATCGTGACGCGCCTCATGGCTGAAGGGACGGCTTATTCCGAAGCGCCGGAACTCTGCGGGAAGGTTCCGGAAACGGGCGTCTGGGCGCGGCGGGCGCAGCGCGAACAGATTTTGTCCTTAAGTGCTAGCGGCGCCGCGCGCGTGAGAGCGCGCATCGACGAGATCGCCCGGCTCACCTGTTGGCTGGACGCCAGGCGGGACGCTCCCGATAATGGCGTCGTTGCGAGCTATCGGCTCGGCGAGCGCCGGGGCGCAGCGGCAGTGGAATGCGCCCGAGGCCGGCTCCATCACGCGGTTAAGCTCGATGAGGAAGGACGTATCGTCGGCTTCGAATATATCGCTCCGACCGAGTGGAATTTTCACGAACGCGGACCGCTGGTGCGAAGCCTCAAGGGCGCGCTCCTCTCCGCCGGCCGGCAGGGCCAAGACGCGGTGCGGACACTTGTCGGGGCGTTCGACCCCTGCGTCGGATTCAGCGTCAGCTTCCGCGAGGCCAGCCATGCATGA
- a CDS encoding HypC/HybG/HupF family hydrogenase formation chaperone: protein MCLGLPMTIVETDGISALCEFRGEQRRVSVLLLSHPPAGAHVLVYIDTAIRLLEKEEACLIAAAIDGLGAALDGNDFDCFFADLIDREPQLPAHLLTD from the coding sequence ATGTGCCTTGGACTGCCGATGACTATCGTCGAGACCGATGGAATTTCGGCTTTGTGCGAGTTTCGCGGCGAGCAACGCCGCGTCTCCGTGCTTCTGCTCTCGCATCCTCCGGCCGGTGCCCACGTGCTGGTCTACATCGACACGGCGATCCGCCTACTTGAGAAAGAAGAAGCGTGCCTGATTGCGGCTGCCATCGACGGTCTCGGTGCAGCGCTCGACGGCAACGATTTCGACTGCTTCTTCGCCGATCTGATCGACCGCGAACCGCAATTGCCTGCGCACCTCCTGACTGATTAA
- the cybH gene encoding Ni/Fe-hydrogenase, b-type cytochrome subunit has product MMDAIAPPVESEPDLTAIAADAAGEHAVGRPTVYVYEAPVRICHWVNAFSIIILMVTGFLIGTPLPAVEGEASANFVMGYMRFAHFAAGQVLAVFFLARILWAFTGNHHSRQIFYLPVHRRQFWKEVWHEIRWYAFLERQPKMYVGHNPLAQTAMFTGFTLFVTFMIVTGFALYSEGEGIDSWQHKLFGWVFSIWPNSQDVHTWHHLGMWALVVFVMVHIYAAIREDIMSRQSIISSMISGERQFRD; this is encoded by the coding sequence ATGATGGATGCAATTGCTCCCCCGGTGGAAAGCGAGCCGGACCTGACGGCGATCGCGGCCGATGCTGCTGGCGAGCATGCGGTGGGCCGGCCCACCGTCTATGTCTACGAAGCGCCGGTGCGCATCTGCCATTGGGTGAACGCGTTCTCGATCATCATCCTGATGGTCACCGGGTTTCTGATCGGGACGCCGCTGCCGGCGGTCGAGGGGGAGGCGTCGGCCAACTTCGTGATGGGCTATATGCGCTTCGCCCATTTCGCGGCGGGGCAGGTGCTCGCGGTGTTCTTCCTCGCGCGTATCCTGTGGGCCTTCACCGGCAACCACCATTCCCGGCAGATCTTCTATCTGCCGGTGCATCGCCGGCAATTCTGGAAGGAAGTCTGGCACGAGATCCGCTGGTACGCCTTCCTGGAACGTCAGCCGAAGATGTATGTCGGGCACAACCCGCTGGCGCAGACCGCGATGTTCACGGGCTTCACGTTGTTCGTGACCTTCATGATCGTGACCGGCTTTGCGCTCTATTCGGAAGGAGAAGGCATCGATAGCTGGCAGCACAAACTGTTCGGCTGGGTGTTCTCGATCTGGCCGAACAGCCAGGACGTTCACACCTGGCATCATCTGGGCATGTGGGCGCTGGTCGTGTTCGTGATGGTACACATCTACGCTGCGATCCGCGAGGACATCATGTCACGCCAGAGTATCATCTCCTCGATGATCTCGGGCGAACGGCAATTCCGTGACTGA